A stretch of the Jeotgalibacillus malaysiensis genome encodes the following:
- a CDS encoding transcriptional regulatory protein degU yields MKQEEIPTTPYRVFIVEDDPTALTVHRSFIENDERIDVIGHADNKVDAIRMATSLEPDVILMDINLTDKDDQHGIDAAIHLSISLPETKIIMLSGILNEDTVRSTMGLGVAVNYLLKSNPEKLKPAIFDAMNGVNQIDGSVIGFILQDYQETLKSTMITLTKQQLKILELFYRGYTIDEVADALTLEKQSVQNYRQSIAKRCLGWKWRLKRLSTEELAQRAKAMGLF; encoded by the coding sequence TTGAAACAGGAAGAAATACCTACAACACCTTACCGGGTGTTTATCGTTGAAGATGACCCTACCGCTTTAACGGTACACCGCTCGTTTATAGAAAATGATGAAAGGATTGACGTTATTGGACATGCGGACAACAAAGTTGATGCCATTCGAATGGCAACTTCATTAGAGCCGGATGTTATTTTAATGGATATCAATTTGACAGATAAAGATGACCAACATGGCATCGATGCCGCTATTCACCTTTCTATTTCACTGCCTGAAACCAAAATTATCATGCTGAGTGGAATTTTGAATGAAGACACGGTAAGAAGTACGATGGGACTTGGCGTTGCTGTCAACTACCTGTTGAAGTCAAATCCTGAAAAGCTGAAACCCGCTATATTTGATGCGATGAACGGAGTGAATCAGATAGACGGCTCTGTTATCGGTTTTATCTTACAAGACTATCAAGAAACATTAAAATCAACTATGATAACGCTGACCAAGCAACAACTCAAGATTCTTGAGCTCTTTTATAGAGGATATACCATCGATGAAGTGGCAGACGCCCTTACTCTCGAAAAACAATCCGTGCAAAACTATCGACAAAGCATTGCAAAGCGGTGTCTTGGATGGAAGTGGAGATTAAAAAGGCTTAGCACCGAAGAGCTTGCCCAACGTGCTAAAGCGATGGGATTGTTTTAG